Proteins encoded within one genomic window of Homo sapiens chromosome 21, GRCh38.p14 Primary Assembly:
- the B3GALT5 gene encoding beta-1,3-galactosyltransferase 5 isoform b (isoform b is encoded by transcript variant 4) encodes MCLEMAFPKMRLMYICLLVLGALCLYFSMYSLNPFKEQSFVYKKDGNFLKLPDTDCRQTPPFLVLLVTSSHKQLAERMAIRQTWGKERMVKGKQLKTFFLLGTTSSAAETKEVDQESQRHGDIIQKDFLDVYYNLTLKTMMGIEWVHRFCPQAAFVMKTDSDMFINVDYLTELLLKKNRTTRFFTGFLKLNEFPIRQPFSKWFVSKSEYPWDRYPPFCSGTGYVFSGDVASQVYNVSKSVPYIKLEDVFVGLCLERLNIRLEELHSQPTFFPGGLRFSVCLFRRIVACHFIKPRTLLDYWQALENSRGEDCPPV; translated from the exons ATGTGTTTGGAG ATGGCTTTCCCGAAGATGAGATTGATGTATATTTGCCTTCTGGTTCTGGGGGCtctttgtttgtattttagcATGTACAGTCTAAATCCTTTCAAAGAACAGTCCTTTGTTTACAAGAAAGACGGGAACTTCCTTAAGCTCCCAGATACAGACTGCAGGCAGACACCTCCCTTCCTCGTCCTGCTGGTGACCTCATCCCACAAACAGTTGGCTGAGCGCATGGCCATCCGGCAGACGTGGGGGAAAGAGAGGATGGTGAAGGGAAAGCAGCTGAAGACATTCTTCCTCCTGGGGACCACCAGCAGTGCAGCGGAAACGAAAGAGGTGGACCAGGAGAGCCAGCGACACGGGGACATTATCCAGAAGGATTTCCTAGACGTCTATTACAATCTGACCCTGAAGACCATGATGGGCATAGAATGGGTCCATCGCTTTTGTCCTCAGGCGGCGTTTGTGATGAAAACAGACTCAGACATGTTCATCAATGTTGACTATCTGACTGAACTGCTtctgaagaaaaacagaacaaccaGGTTTTTCACTGGCTTCTTGAAACTCAATGAGTTTCCCATCAGGCAGCCATTCAGCAAGTGGTTTGTCAGTAAATCTGAATATCCGTGGGACAGGTACCCACCATTCTGCTCCGGCACCGGCTACGTGTTTTCTGGCGACGTGGCGAGTCAGGTGTACAATGTCTCCAAGAGCGTCCCATACATTAAACTGGAAGACGTGTTTGTGGGGCTCTGCCTCGAAAGGCTGAACATCAGATTGGAGGAGCTCCACTCCCAGCCGACCTTTTTTCCAGGGGGCTTACGCTTCTCCGTATGCCTCTTCAGGAGGATCGTGGCCTGCCACTTCATCAAGCCTCGGACTCTCTTGGACTACTGGCAGGCTCTAGAGAATTCCCGGGGGGAAGATTGTCCGCCTGTCTGA
- the B3GALT5 gene encoding beta-1,3-galactosyltransferase 5 isoform a (isoform a is encoded by transcript variant 7) — MAFPKMRLMYICLLVLGALCLYFSMYSLNPFKEQSFVYKKDGNFLKLPDTDCRQTPPFLVLLVTSSHKQLAERMAIRQTWGKERMVKGKQLKTFFLLGTTSSAAETKEVDQESQRHGDIIQKDFLDVYYNLTLKTMMGIEWVHRFCPQAAFVMKTDSDMFINVDYLTELLLKKNRTTRFFTGFLKLNEFPIRQPFSKWFVSKSEYPWDRYPPFCSGTGYVFSGDVASQVYNVSKSVPYIKLEDVFVGLCLERLNIRLEELHSQPTFFPGGLRFSVCLFRRIVACHFIKPRTLLDYWQALENSRGEDCPPV; from the coding sequence ATGGCTTTCCCGAAGATGAGATTGATGTATATTTGCCTTCTGGTTCTGGGGGCtctttgtttgtattttagcATGTACAGTCTAAATCCTTTCAAAGAACAGTCCTTTGTTTACAAGAAAGACGGGAACTTCCTTAAGCTCCCAGATACAGACTGCAGGCAGACACCTCCCTTCCTCGTCCTGCTGGTGACCTCATCCCACAAACAGTTGGCTGAGCGCATGGCCATCCGGCAGACGTGGGGGAAAGAGAGGATGGTGAAGGGAAAGCAGCTGAAGACATTCTTCCTCCTGGGGACCACCAGCAGTGCAGCGGAAACGAAAGAGGTGGACCAGGAGAGCCAGCGACACGGGGACATTATCCAGAAGGATTTCCTAGACGTCTATTACAATCTGACCCTGAAGACCATGATGGGCATAGAATGGGTCCATCGCTTTTGTCCTCAGGCGGCGTTTGTGATGAAAACAGACTCAGACATGTTCATCAATGTTGACTATCTGACTGAACTGCTtctgaagaaaaacagaacaaccaGGTTTTTCACTGGCTTCTTGAAACTCAATGAGTTTCCCATCAGGCAGCCATTCAGCAAGTGGTTTGTCAGTAAATCTGAATATCCGTGGGACAGGTACCCACCATTCTGCTCCGGCACCGGCTACGTGTTTTCTGGCGACGTGGCGAGTCAGGTGTACAATGTCTCCAAGAGCGTCCCATACATTAAACTGGAAGACGTGTTTGTGGGGCTCTGCCTCGAAAGGCTGAACATCAGATTGGAGGAGCTCCACTCCCAGCCGACCTTTTTTCCAGGGGGCTTACGCTTCTCCGTATGCCTCTTCAGGAGGATCGTGGCCTGCCACTTCATCAAGCCTCGGACTCTCTTGGACTACTGGCAGGCTCTAGAGAATTCCCGGGGGGAAGATTGTCCGCCTGTCTGA